The Pseudomonadales bacterium genome has a segment encoding these proteins:
- the mtnA gene encoding S-methyl-5-thioribose-1-phosphate isomerase, which yields MYIQDTYYRSIWHDANTDSAVIFDQTLLPHQIKQLQLNSLGDVCYAIASMQVRGAPLIGACAAFGLYFALRVDDSPEHEESSALQLIATRPTAINLRWAVERVRASIASTPYGKKAKAALLEAQKICEEDVSVCSAIGEHGLTLIEAIHQKKQTQNQSPTVNVLTHCNAGWIATVDWGTALAPIYKAHLAGIPVHVWVDETRPRIQGALTAWELQQAGVPHTYITDNTGGHLMQHSLVDLCIVGTDRTTAQGDVCNKIGTYLKALAAQDNNIPFYVALPTSTIDWTVRDGLREIPIEERDSFELTHVLGVQANNSTVQHIRVTPEHIHAANYAFDVTPARLVSGLITEYGIFSASSEGLQQLRDNHL from the coding sequence ATGTACATCCAAGACACTTACTACCGCAGCATTTGGCATGATGCGAACACAGACAGTGCCGTTATTTTTGATCAGACTTTATTGCCGCATCAAATCAAACAATTGCAGCTCAATAGCTTGGGCGATGTCTGTTACGCCATCGCCAGCATGCAAGTGCGCGGCGCACCGTTGATCGGCGCTTGCGCTGCTTTCGGTTTGTATTTTGCGCTGCGTGTAGATGATTCACCGGAACACGAAGAATCGTCTGCACTACAACTCATTGCTACGCGCCCCACTGCAATCAACTTGCGTTGGGCAGTAGAACGCGTACGCGCTTCCATTGCATCGACACCTTATGGAAAAAAAGCAAAAGCCGCGCTATTAGAAGCACAAAAAATTTGCGAAGAAGATGTCAGTGTTTGCTCGGCCATTGGCGAACATGGCTTGACTTTGATTGAAGCGATTCATCAAAAAAAACAAACACAAAACCAATCACCCACTGTGAATGTTTTGACGCATTGCAACGCGGGTTGGATTGCCACCGTCGATTGGGGAACAGCATTAGCGCCCATTTATAAAGCGCATTTGGCGGGCATACCTGTGCATGTGTGGGTCGATGAAACACGCCCGCGTATTCAAGGCGCGCTCACCGCGTGGGAATTGCAGCAAGCCGGTGTGCCGCACACTTATATTACGGACAACACGGGCGGTCATTTGATGCAACACAGCCTGGTGGATTTATGCATTGTCGGCACCGATCGCACCACTGCGCAAGGCGATGTGTGCAACAAAATTGGCACTTATCTCAAAGCACTCGCCGCCCAAGATAACAACATCCCCTTTTATGTTGCACTGCCCACTTCAACGATTGATTGGACAGTGCGCGACGGTTTGCGTGAAATTCCTATCGAAGAACGCGACAGTTTTGAATTGACGCATGTACTGGGTGTGCAAGCCAACAACAGCACCGTGCAACATATTCGCGTCACGCCAGAACACATACACGCTGCCAACTATGCGTTCGATGTCACGCCTGCGCGTTTAGTCAGCGGCTTAATTACCGAGTACGGTATTTTTTCTGCGTCCAGTGAAGGCTTGCAACAGTTACGCGATAATCATTTGTAA
- a CDS encoding peptidoglycan DD-metalloendopeptidase family protein encodes MRRNAMAGSFLLSFFLALLSALVAGCQKPAKLPPIEQMAQPPSIRLNYHIAARDDSLYSIAWRYGVDARELAQRNRIAAPYRLHAGQKIMLAESDSATRLAESRAVSTPRGVKVTAVQDDQPVVEVASSTASTSSGVREVSTPQTSGTNSAATSSVAASTTVASGSSGQWLWPTNGRVITLFSANDPLRKGIDLEGKQGDPVKAAGSGSVVYAGSGLAGYGELLIIKHDDQFLSAYGHNSKLLVAEGDTVKKGQVIAHVGSTGADKTKLHFEIRKAGKPVDPLLYLPRR; translated from the coding sequence GTGAGACGCAATGCAATGGCAGGATCGTTTTTATTATCGTTTTTCTTGGCATTGTTATCCGCATTGGTGGCCGGCTGCCAGAAGCCAGCAAAACTACCACCCATCGAGCAGATGGCGCAGCCGCCCAGCATTCGTTTGAATTATCACATCGCAGCGCGCGACGATTCACTGTATTCCATCGCTTGGCGTTATGGCGTGGATGCGCGTGAGTTAGCGCAGCGCAACCGTATTGCTGCGCCTTATCGCTTACATGCGGGGCAAAAAATTATGTTGGCGGAGAGTGATTCCGCTACGCGTCTTGCCGAGTCACGTGCAGTGTCCACACCGCGCGGTGTCAAAGTGACGGCGGTACAAGATGATCAGCCTGTTGTAGAGGTGGCGTCCTCCACAGCATCTACTTCCAGCGGTGTTCGCGAAGTTTCAACGCCACAAACTAGCGGAACAAATAGCGCCGCTACTAGCAGTGTGGCAGCGTCAACTACTGTTGCATCAGGCAGTAGCGGGCAGTGGTTGTGGCCAACCAATGGTCGCGTGATCACACTATTTTCTGCCAACGATCCTTTGCGTAAAGGCATCGATTTAGAAGGTAAGCAGGGTGATCCTGTAAAAGCAGCAGGATCTGGTTCTGTGGTGTATGCGGGCAGTGGTCTGGCGGGTTACGGTGAGTTGCTGATCATCAAGCATGACGATCAGTTTCTCAGTGCTTACGGACACAACAGCAAGCTGTTAGTTGCCGAAGGCGATACGGTGAAAAAAGGTCAAGTGATTGCGCATGTCGGCTCGACCGGTGCGGATAAAACCAAATTGCATTTTGAAATCCGCAAAGCAGGCAAGCCGGTAGATCCATTACTGTATTTGCCGCGCCGATAA
- a CDS encoding protein-L-isoaspartate(D-aspartate) O-methyltransferase gives MTSRRTRDRLIERLMDQGICNFEVINAIRETPRHIFVDDALAHRAYEDDALPIGYNQTLSQPYTVARMSELLLSRGPLNRVLEIGAGSGYQTAVLAQLAKKVYSMERIEPLLEKAKQRMRLLKHDNVFLRHADGAIGWEEAGPFDGILSAAAPLEIPQRLLQQLAPGGVLISPVGGDEQHLVMVVRDAETGEYEHMPIEPARFVPFVRGVVRS, from the coding sequence ATGACATCGCGACGCACGCGCGATCGTTTGATTGAACGCTTGATGGATCAAGGCATCTGCAATTTTGAAGTGATCAATGCCATTCGCGAAACACCGCGCCACATTTTTGTTGATGATGCACTAGCACATCGCGCTTATGAAGATGATGCGCTGCCTATCGGTTATAACCAAACGCTGTCGCAGCCGTATACCGTGGCGCGTATGTCGGAGCTGCTGTTATCACGCGGCCCTCTCAATCGCGTGTTGGAAATTGGCGCGGGATCAGGTTATCAAACTGCTGTGCTCGCACAATTGGCGAAAAAAGTTTACAGCATGGAGCGTATCGAACCACTGTTGGAAAAAGCAAAACAGCGTATGCGTTTGTTAAAACACGACAATGTTTTTTTGCGTCACGCAGATGGTGCGATAGGCTGGGAAGAAGCAGGGCCTTTTGACGGTATTTTGTCAGCTGCAGCACCCTTAGAAATTCCACAGCGTTTATTGCAACAATTAGCACCAGGTGGCGTATTGATTTCGCCGGTGGGTGGTGATGAGCAGCATTTGGTGATGGTGGTGCGCGATGCAGAAACCGGTGAGTACGAACACATGCCCATCGAGCCTGCGCGTTTCGTACCTTTTGTGCGCGGTGTGGTACGCAGTTAA
- a CDS encoding tRNA pseudouridine(13) synthase TruD, whose amino-acid sequence MQKPLFDLQFPHAFPELDIHAIFRQQPSDFFVDEQLGFVLSGEGEHLCLHIEKTEQNTVFVAKQLAEWAGIKLMDVGYCGLKDRRAITRQWFSLYIGKRVLDASQLQLEGCTVLATNMHHCKLRRGIHAGNAFVIRLRDVQGDVDALEQRWQQVVAQGVPNYFGEQRFGRGGSNLQQAEALLPVHAKQWRERKHQFAVSALRSWLFNRVLADRVQAGDWRQCVEGDPEVVASAPLWGRGRAKSQGELAVREQNLLAPYAAFCEKLEHVGLQQERRALLLPVAEAHFQREQNDVVLCFTLPVGTYATAVLRECLQLQNVQTASNETAVI is encoded by the coding sequence ATGCAAAAACCGTTGTTCGATTTGCAATTCCCTCACGCGTTTCCTGAGCTGGATATTCACGCTATTTTTCGCCAGCAGCCGAGCGATTTTTTTGTCGATGAACAGCTTGGTTTTGTATTGTCGGGCGAAGGTGAACACTTGTGTTTGCATATCGAGAAAACCGAACAAAATACCGTGTTCGTTGCCAAGCAGTTGGCAGAGTGGGCCGGTATCAAATTAATGGATGTCGGCTACTGCGGTTTAAAAGATCGCCGCGCGATTACACGGCAGTGGTTCAGTTTGTATATCGGCAAACGCGTGTTGGATGCATCGCAGTTGCAACTAGAAGGCTGCACGGTTTTGGCGACAAACATGCATCACTGTAAGTTGCGCCGAGGCATACACGCGGGCAATGCGTTTGTGATTCGTTTGCGCGATGTGCAGGGCGATGTCGATGCATTGGAACAGCGCTGGCAGCAAGTGGTGGCGCAGGGCGTGCCGAATTATTTTGGTGAGCAGCGCTTTGGGCGCGGTGGCAGTAATTTGCAGCAGGCGGAGGCATTGTTGCCAGTGCATGCCAAGCAGTGGCGCGAGCGCAAACATCAATTTGCGGTCTCTGCCTTGCGCTCGTGGTTGTTCAATCGCGTGTTAGCGGATCGCGTGCAAGCAGGCGATTGGCGGCAGTGCGTGGAGGGCGATCCGGAAGTGGTGGCCTCTGCTCCTTTATGGGGTCGCGGTCGCGCTAAAAGTCAGGGAGAGTTGGCAGTGCGCGAGCAAAACTTGTTAGCACCGTACGCAGCGTTCTGTGAAAAGCTGGAGCATGTGGGCTTGCAACAAGAAAGGCGAGCGCTGTTATTGCCCGTTGCTGAGGCGCACTTTCAGCGCGAACAAAATGATGTAGTGTTGTGCTTTACATTGCCTGTAGGTACTTATGCTACGGCTGTGCTGCGTGAGTGCTTGCAGCTGCAAAATGTGCAGACAGCGAGCAACGAAACCGCTGTGATATAG
- the ispF gene encoding 2-C-methyl-D-erythritol 2,4-cyclodiphosphate synthase translates to MRIGQGYDVHRFGEGDHVMLCGVAVPHEQGLIAHSDGDVALHALCDALLGALALGDIGQHFPDTDAAYKGADSCALLQRVYQLISEKGWRLSNADITIIAQAPKVLPYREQMQQRVAQVMSVALDQISVKATTTEKLGFEGRKEGIVAQAVVLLESLSP, encoded by the coding sequence ATACGCATCGGGCAAGGTTACGATGTGCATCGTTTTGGTGAAGGCGATCATGTGATGTTGTGCGGTGTTGCTGTGCCGCATGAGCAAGGTTTGATTGCACATTCAGATGGCGATGTTGCGTTGCACGCTTTGTGTGATGCGCTGCTCGGCGCGTTAGCGCTCGGTGATATAGGTCAACATTTTCCTGACACGGATGCAGCGTACAAAGGCGCAGACAGTTGTGCTTTGTTGCAGCGTGTTTATCAATTGATTAGTGAAAAAGGTTGGCGCTTGAGTAATGCAGATATCACCATCATCGCGCAAGCGCCGAAAGTGTTGCCGTATCGCGAGCAAATGCAGCAGCGCGTTGCGCAAGTGATGAGCGTTGCGTTGGATCAAATCAGCGTCAAAGCCACCACTACAGAAAAGTTGGGTTTTGAAGGGCGCAAAGAAGGCATTGTGGCACAAGCAGTTGTGTTACTCGAATCACTTTCTCCATAA
- the ispD gene encoding 2-C-methyl-D-erythritol 4-phosphate cytidylyltransferase, with protein sequence MATNSVEPHLFAVIPAAGSGSRFDADELKQYALLHATTVLERSAAILLKLPALKKLVIAIHTNDTRAASLSGLQDARVQFVVGGETRADSVLSALTALQSVAADDDWVLVHDAARPCLTEKHLRLLIDTLSQDAVGGILAVPTTDTLKQVENSAVTKTVDRSAIWQAQTPQMFRFKLLFDALQQARIEKKNITDEASALELVGHAVKIVEGTRSNIKITYPEDLSLAAFYLERGESV encoded by the coding sequence ATGGCAACAAACAGCGTTGAACCGCATTTGTTTGCTGTGATTCCTGCAGCGGGTTCTGGCAGTCGTTTTGATGCGGACGAGCTCAAACAATATGCCTTGTTGCATGCAACGACGGTGTTGGAGCGCAGTGCAGCAATACTGCTAAAACTACCCGCACTAAAAAAATTGGTGATAGCGATACATACTAATGACACGCGTGCTGCGTCGTTGTCTGGCTTGCAAGATGCACGCGTGCAATTTGTTGTGGGTGGAGAAACGCGCGCAGATTCTGTGTTGTCTGCATTGACGGCTTTGCAAAGTGTTGCAGCAGATGATGATTGGGTGTTGGTGCACGATGCAGCGCGCCCCTGCCTCACAGAAAAACATTTACGCCTGTTGATTGATACGCTGTCACAGGATGCAGTGGGCGGTATTTTGGCAGTGCCGACGACGGATACTTTGAAGCAAGTGGAGAATAGCGCGGTTACTAAAACTGTAGATCGCAGCGCAATTTGGCAAGCGCAAACACCGCAGATGTTTCGTTTCAAATTATTGTTCGATGCACTACAGCAGGCTCGCATCGAGAAAAAAAATATTACGGATGAAGCGTCAGCGTTGGAGTTGGTGGGGCATGCAGTGAAAATCGTGGAAGGCACACGCAGCAATATCAAAATCACTTATCCAGAAGATTTATCCTTAGCGGCGTTTTATCTTGAGCGTGGTGAGTCGGTATGA
- the ftsB gene encoding cell division protein FtsB, with translation MKWVVLILLVLLGFLQYRLWVGEGSLAQIAELKRDIQQQQLENAHLRSRNQALASEIEALKNGSSVEDRARRDMGMIHKDETFVLIVDEQEKARNGNKQR, from the coding sequence ATGAAATGGGTCGTTTTGATTTTGCTGGTGTTGCTGGGCTTCCTGCAGTACCGCCTGTGGGTGGGTGAAGGAAGCTTGGCGCAAATTGCCGAATTGAAACGCGATATTCAACAACAGCAATTAGAAAACGCACATTTGCGTTCGCGCAATCAAGCCTTGGCTTCAGAAATTGAGGCGCTTAAAAACGGCAGCAGTGTGGAAGATCGTGCGCGCCGTGATATGGGCATGATTCATAAAGATGAAACCTTCGTGTTGATTGTTGATGAGCAGGAAAAAGCGCGCAATGGCAACAAACAGCGTTGA
- the eno gene encoding phosphopyruvate hydratase: MSKIIDIKAFEVLDSRGNPTVMAEVTVEGGFVGSACAPSGASTGSREALELRDGDKARYLGKGVLKAVANINTTIRDLLLGKNASEQRNIDKIMIDADGTENKAKLGANAILAVSLAAAKAAAAAKNIPLYQHIAEINGTPNQYSMPVPMMNIINGGEHADNNVDIQEFMVQPVGAPNFAEALRWGAEIFHALKKVLQAKGLNTAVGDEGGFAPNLSSNAEALAVIKEAVANAGYQLGKDVTLALDCASSEFYKDGKYVLAGENKSFDSAGFADYLSGLCNDYPIISIEDGQDESDWAGWKLQTEKLGAKVQLVGDDLFVTNTKILKEGIEKGIANSILIKFNQIGSLSETLDAIAMAKKAGYTAVISHRSGETEDSTIADLAVATAAGQIKTGSLCRSDRVAKYNRLLRIEAELGSKAPYRGRAEFRA; encoded by the coding sequence ATGAGTAAAATTATCGACATCAAAGCGTTTGAAGTTTTAGATTCACGCGGCAACCCAACGGTGATGGCAGAAGTCACGGTGGAAGGTGGCTTTGTCGGTAGCGCCTGCGCGCCTTCTGGTGCGTCAACGGGTTCGCGCGAAGCGTTGGAATTGCGCGATGGTGATAAAGCGCGTTATCTCGGCAAAGGTGTGTTGAAAGCGGTAGCGAATATCAACACCACGATTCGTGATTTGCTGTTGGGAAAAAATGCCAGTGAGCAGCGCAACATCGACAAAATTATGATTGACGCTGACGGCACAGAAAACAAAGCCAAGCTCGGCGCCAACGCCATTCTTGCGGTTTCTTTAGCTGCGGCAAAAGCAGCGGCGGCAGCAAAAAATATTCCGCTGTACCAACATATCGCTGAAATTAACGGCACGCCCAATCAATACAGCATGCCAGTGCCGATGATGAACATTATTAACGGCGGCGAACACGCTGACAATAATGTTGATATTCAAGAGTTTATGGTGCAGCCCGTCGGCGCGCCCAATTTTGCAGAAGCATTGCGCTGGGGCGCGGAAATTTTTCACGCACTGAAAAAAGTATTGCAGGCGAAAGGTCTGAATACAGCCGTGGGTGATGAAGGCGGTTTTGCACCTAACTTGTCATCTAATGCGGAAGCGCTGGCGGTGATTAAAGAAGCGGTGGCGAATGCTGGCTATCAATTGGGTAAAGATGTGACGCTGGCGCTCGATTGTGCCTCATCTGAGTTTTACAAAGATGGCAAATATGTTTTGGCGGGCGAAAACAAATCCTTTGATTCAGCGGGCTTTGCGGATTATCTCTCTGGTTTGTGCAATGACTATCCCATTATCTCGATTGAAGATGGTCAAGATGAAAGTGATTGGGCTGGCTGGAAATTGCAAACCGAAAAGCTGGGCGCAAAAGTGCAATTGGTGGGCGATGACTTGTTTGTCACCAACACTAAAATTTTGAAAGAAGGTATCGAAAAAGGTATCGCCAATTCTATCTTGATCAAGTTCAATCAAATTGGTTCTTTGAGTGAAACTTTGGATGCAATTGCGATGGCGAAAAAAGCGGGCTACACCGCAGTCATTTCGCATCGCTCTGGCGAAACAGAAGACAGCACCATTGCCGATCTCGCGGTGGCGACGGCTGCCGGTCAAATCAAAACCGGTTCACTGTGCCGTTCTGATCGCGTGGCGAAGTACAACCGTTTGCTGCGCATCGAAGCAGAACTGGGCAGTAAAGCGCCGTATCGCGGTCGCGCAGAGTTTCGCGCTTAA
- the kdsA gene encoding 3-deoxy-8-phosphooctulonate synthase: MTAQKTVSMSSIDVANDKPFVLFGGMNVLESRDMALQVAEAYVKVTAKLGIPYVFKASFDKANRSSMFSFRGPGLDEGLKIFQEIKKTFGVPVITDVHEPEQCAPAAEVCDVIQLPAFLSRQTDLVVAMAKTKAAINIKKAQFLAPHEMQHILKKCNEAGNDRLMLCERGSCFGYNNLVVDMLGFGIMKQMGYPVIFDVTHSLQMPGGRADSAGGRRQQVVELGRAGMSQGIAGLFLEAHPDPDKAKCDGPCALPLDKLEAFLSQMKAVDDLVKNLPALTIA; encoded by the coding sequence ATGACAGCGCAAAAAACGGTCAGCATGTCTAGCATTGATGTCGCCAACGATAAACCGTTTGTGCTGTTTGGCGGCATGAATGTGTTGGAATCGCGCGACATGGCGCTGCAAGTGGCAGAGGCATATGTCAAAGTTACTGCGAAGCTTGGCATTCCTTATGTGTTCAAAGCCTCGTTTGATAAAGCTAATCGTTCGTCGATGTTTTCTTTTCGCGGTCCTGGCTTGGATGAAGGCTTAAAAATTTTTCAAGAAATCAAAAAAACTTTTGGCGTGCCGGTGATTACTGATGTGCACGAGCCAGAGCAGTGCGCACCAGCGGCAGAAGTGTGCGATGTGATTCAGTTGCCAGCTTTTTTGTCGCGCCAAACCGATTTAGTGGTGGCGATGGCAAAAACTAAAGCGGCGATCAATATCAAAAAAGCGCAATTTCTTGCGCCGCATGAAATGCAACACATTCTGAAAAAATGTAACGAAGCGGGCAATGACCGCTTGATGTTGTGCGAGCGCGGTTCGTGTTTTGGTTACAACAATTTAGTGGTGGATATGCTTGGTTTCGGCATCATGAAACAAATGGGTTATCCCGTAATTTTTGATGTGACCCACAGCCTGCAAATGCCAGGCGGTCGCGCCGATTCTGCCGGCGGTCGCCGTCAACAAGTAGTGGAATTGGGTCGCGCGGGCATGTCGCAAGGTATTGCTGGTTTGTTTCTTGAAGCGCATCCCGATCCCGATAAAGCAAAATGCGACGGCCCTTGTGCACTGCCACTCGATAAATTAGAAGCTTTTCTCAGTCAAATGAAAGCGGTGGATGATTTAGTCAAAAATCTTCCCGCACTCACTATTGCGTAA
- a CDS encoding CTP synthase produces the protein MTRFIFVTGGVVSSLGKGIASASLGAILEARGFKVTIMKLDPYLNVDPGTMSPFQHGEVYVTEDGAETDLDLGHYERFLRTRMSQRNNFTTGRVYETILRKERRGDYLGGTVQVIPHVTDEIKRRVLEGAGDADIALVEIGGTVGDIESQPFLEAVRQLRVELGSNRSLLMHLTLVPYIATAGEVKTKPTQHSVKELRSIGLQPDILLCRSEIEVDEDSRRKIALFTNVDFRAVVALPDAKTIYAIPRLLHERNLDDIVVEKLHLQAKPCDLGEWDRVVDGLMKPQHEVTVAMVGKYMELLDAYKSLNESLMHAGIHTSTKVTVRYIDSETVTPETVEKLLGDVDAILVPGGFGIRGVEGKILTVNFARTRKIPYLGICLGMQVAVIEFARNVLGLAKANSTEFDSHTPDAVIGLITEWKDASGAVEQRNEDSDLGGTMRLGAQVCHLVEGSLARTVYGAGQIRERHRHRYEVNNHYVEKLKQAGLRFGGLSEDRTLVEMIEIPDHPWFVACQFHPEFTSTPRDGHPLFRHYVEAALAYQQGQQEQKGKQEQKGKQQ, from the coding sequence ATGACGCGTTTTATTTTTGTCACTGGCGGCGTGGTGTCTTCTCTCGGCAAGGGGATCGCTTCTGCGTCACTGGGTGCCATCCTTGAAGCGCGTGGCTTCAAGGTCACTATCATGAAGTTGGATCCGTACTTGAATGTGGATCCAGGCACCATGAGTCCATTCCAGCACGGTGAGGTTTATGTCACCGAAGACGGTGCCGAAACCGATCTCGATCTCGGTCACTACGAACGCTTCCTGCGCACACGCATGAGCCAGCGCAACAACTTCACCACCGGCCGTGTGTACGAAACCATTTTGCGCAAAGAGCGCCGTGGCGATTACCTCGGCGGCACGGTGCAAGTCATCCCGCATGTCACCGATGAAATCAAACGCCGTGTGTTGGAAGGCGCGGGCGATGCGGATATCGCCTTGGTAGAAATCGGCGGCACGGTCGGCGATATCGAATCACAACCGTTTCTGGAAGCGGTGCGTCAATTGCGCGTGGAATTGGGCAGCAATCGCTCACTGTTGATGCACTTAACGCTAGTGCCTTACATCGCCACTGCCGGCGAAGTGAAAACCAAACCGACACAACATTCGGTGAAAGAATTGCGTTCGATTGGTTTGCAGCCGGATATTTTGTTGTGCCGCTCTGAAATCGAAGTGGACGAAGATTCGCGCCGCAAAATCGCGCTGTTTACCAATGTTGATTTCCGCGCCGTTGTCGCGCTGCCCGATGCAAAAACCATTTATGCGATTCCGCGCTTGCTGCACGAACGCAACTTGGATGACATCGTGGTGGAGAAATTGCATTTGCAAGCCAAGCCTTGTGATCTCGGTGAATGGGATCGCGTGGTAGACGGTTTGATGAAACCGCAGCACGAAGTCACTGTGGCGATGGTCGGCAAATACATGGAATTGCTCGATGCGTACAAATCGCTCAATGAGTCTTTGATGCACGCCGGTATTCATACCTCTACCAAAGTGACAGTGCGTTACATTGACTCCGAAACCGTTACGCCAGAAACCGTAGAAAAATTGCTCGGCGATGTCGACGCGATTTTGGTACCGGGTGGTTTTGGTATTCGCGGTGTGGAAGGAAAAATTCTCACAGTAAATTTTGCGCGCACCCGAAAAATTCCGTACCTCGGTATTTGTTTGGGCATGCAAGTTGCGGTGATTGAATTCGCGCGCAATGTGTTGGGTCTGGCAAAAGCCAATAGCACTGAGTTTGATAGTCACACGCCAGATGCAGTCATTGGTTTGATTACGGAATGGAAAGATGCCTCTGGCGCAGTTGAGCAGCGCAACGAAGATTCTGATTTAGGTGGCACGATGCGTTTAGGCGCACAAGTGTGTCATTTAGTGGAAGGCTCACTGGCACGCACGGTGTACGGCGCAGGACAAATTCGCGAGCGTCATCGTCATCGCTACGAAGTAAATAATCACTATGTCGAAAAATTAAAGCAGGCCGGTTTGCGTTTTGGTGGTTTGTCGGAAGATCGCACTTTGGTGGAAATGATCGAAATTCCCGATCACCCTTGGTTTGTTGCTTGTCAGTTCCATCCTGAATTTACTTCGACGCCGCGTGATGGGCATCCGTTGTTCCGTCACTATGTAGAAGCAGCGTTGGCGTATCAGCAAGGACAGCAAGAACAGAAAGGAAAGCAAGAACAGAAAGGAAAGCAACAATGA
- the zapE gene encoding cell division protein ZapE, with amino-acid sequence MTPLQRYQQDLLRPDFVADAAQKIAVEHLQRLYDELMASRNDGNVFARLLRRHNKPCRGLYFWGGVGRGKTYLMDTFFEALPFPQKMRLHFHRFMRRVHQELRTLKDQKNPLDVVADRLAKETRILCFDEFFVSDIADAMILGNLMEKLFARGVSLVATSNIVPDRLYENGLQRERFLPAIAVLKANVDVVNVDSGTDYRLRTLEQAKLYHWPLDAAVDTMLSDNFAVLSNRLWREQVDLEVEGRIIPARREAEGIVWFDFAALCDGPRSQNDYIDLASEYHTVLLSNVPALHKGIDDQVRRFINLVDEFYDRNVKLIISAEKPLESLYSGGRLTFEFQRTQSRLLEMQSHEYLAREHHP; translated from the coding sequence ATGACGCCTCTGCAACGCTACCAACAAGATTTGCTGCGACCGGATTTTGTCGCCGACGCCGCACAAAAAATTGCGGTGGAACATTTACAGCGTTTGTATGACGAGCTGATGGCATCGCGCAATGACGGCAATGTGTTCGCGCGTTTATTGCGCCGCCATAACAAGCCCTGTCGCGGTTTGTATTTTTGGGGCGGCGTAGGGCGCGGCAAAACCTATTTGATGGACACTTTTTTCGAGGCGCTGCCCTTTCCGCAAAAAATGCGTCTGCATTTCCATCGTTTTATGCGCCGCGTGCATCAAGAATTGCGCACGCTGAAAGATCAGAAAAACCCGTTGGATGTCGTGGCGGATCGTTTGGCTAAAGAAACGCGCATCCTATGTTTTGACGAATTTTTTGTCTCGGATATTGCCGACGCAATGATACTCGGCAACTTGATGGAAAAACTGTTTGCGCGCGGCGTGAGTTTGGTGGCGACCTCCAATATTGTTCCTGATCGTTTGTACGAAAATGGCTTGCAACGCGAACGCTTTTTGCCAGCGATTGCCGTGTTGAAAGCAAATGTGGATGTGGTGAATGTGGATAGCGGCACGGATTACCGCTTGCGCACGCTGGAGCAGGCGAAGCTGTATCACTGGCCTTTGGATGCGGCAGTGGACACCATGTTGTCGGACAACTTTGCTGTGCTGTCGAATCGTTTATGGCGCGAGCAAGTGGATCTGGAAGTGGAAGGGCGCATTATTCCTGCGCGCCGTGAAGCGGAAGGTATTGTGTGGTTTGATTTTGCCGCGCTGTGCGATGGTCCGCGCTCGCAGAATGACTACATTGATCTGGCGAGCGAGTACCACACGGTGCTGTTGTCCAATGTGCCGGCGTTGCACAAAGGCATTGATGATCAAGTGCGCCGCTTCATCAATCTGGTTGATGAGTTTTACGATCGCAATGTGAAGTTAATTATCTCTGCCGAGAAACCACTGGAATCACTCTACAGCGGCGGCCGTCTCACTTTTGAATTTCAACGCACGCAGAGCCGTTTGTTGGAGATGCAATCTCATGAATATTTGGCACGCGAACACCATCCTTAG